Proteins from a single region of Ananas comosus cultivar F153 linkage group 3, ASM154086v1, whole genome shotgun sequence:
- the LOC109707688 gene encoding cytochrome P450 704C1-like gives MESSTLARSPTSAAAAAAAAIVTLLLGVCFAKLLLLLSRQNPTRRKPNYAPIAGTIFHQLLNIHRLVDYHTTISRRHKTFRMLTPSCNYVYTVDPANVEYILKTNFANYGKGELSYSVMRDLLGDGIFAVDGDKWRQQRKIASFEFSAKVLRDFSSVVFRNTAAKLANIVAEFASSYQMMDIQDLFMKSTLDSIFKVGFGVELDTLSGSNEEGRKFAKAFDDSSCQLLRRFLDVSWKVKRFLNIGSEAEMKRNIKLIDDFVYKLIDKKSEQMSKQRGDFMKKEDILSRFLIERERGSDNIEDRYLRDIILNFIIAGRDTTAGTLSWLLYMLCKHPHVQEKVAQEVREAIGIKDNAAMDEFAACLTEEAINQMQYLHASLTETLRLYPAVPLDAKCCFSDDTLPDGFDVKKGDMVNYQPYPMGRMKFLWGEDAEEFRPERWFNEDGVFVTESPFKFAAFQAGPRICLGREFAYRQMKIFAATLLYFFKFKMWDEKKKVGYRTMLTLQIDGGLHLGAFRR, from the exons ATGGAGTCCTCCACGCTCGCAAGGTCTCCCacatccgccgccgccgccgccgccgccgccatcgtaACTCTACTTCTCGGCGTCTGCTTCGCGAAGCTTCTACTCCTCTTGTCCCGCCAAAATCCGACACGAAGGAAGCCTAATTACGCGCCAATCGCGGGCACCATCTTCCACCAACTCCTCAACATCCACCGCCTCGTGGATTACCACACCACCATCTCCCGACGCCACAAAACCTTTCGCATGCTCACCCCCTCCTGCAACTACGTCTACACCGTCGACCCCGCCAACGTCGAGTACATCCTCAAAACCAACTTCGCCAACTACGGCAAG GGAGAGCTCAGTTATAGTGTTATGAGGGATCTGCTTGGTGATGGGATCTTTGCGGTTGATGGGGATAAGTGGCGACAGCAGAGAAAGATCGCTTCTTTCGAGTTTTCCGCGAAGGTGTTGAGGGATTTTAGCAGTGTTGTGTTCAGAAACACCGCGGCCAAGCTCGCTAACATCGTAGCAGAGTTCGCCTCTTCTTATCAGATGATGGATATCCAA GATTTGTTCATGAAATCGACTTTAGATTCAATATTCAAAGTTGGGTTTGGGGTTGAATTGGACACTCTGTCGGGGTCTAATGAGGAAGGGCGAAAATTTGCCAAGGCTTTTGATGATTCAAGTTGCCAGTTGCTGCGGCGTTTTCTCGATGTCTCTTGGAAGGTTAAAAGGTTTCTGAATATAGGATCAGAGGCAGAGATGAAAAGGAATATTAAACTGATCGATGATTTCGTGTACAAATTGATCGATAAAAAGTCCGAACAAATGTCCAAACAACGCGGAGACTTC ATGAAGAAAGAAGACATCTTGTCGAGGTTTCTtatcgaaagagagagagggtcgGATAACATAGAAGATCGGTACTTAAGGGATATCATTCTAAATTTCATTATCGCGGGGAGGGACACAACAGCGGGGACACTTTCTTGGCTCCTTTACATGCTATGCAAGCATCCTCATGTACAGGAAAAGGTAGCACAAGAAGTGAGAGAAGCCATTGGGATCAAAGATAATGCGGCTATGGATGAATTTGCTGCGTGTTTGACCGAAGAAGCCATTAATCAAATGCAATATCTCCATGCATCTCTTACTGAAACACTTAGGCTATACCCTGCTGTTCCGTTG GATGCCAAGTGTTGCTTCTCGGACGACACACTACCGGATGGCTTTGATGTAAAGAAGGGCGATATGGTAAACTATCAACCTTATCCTATGGGCAGAATGAAATTTCTGTGGGGGGAGGATGCCGAAGAATTTCGGCCAGAAAGATGGTTTAACGAAGATGGGGTTTTCGTTACTGAGAGCCCTTTTAAGTTCGCTGCTTTTCAG GCTGGCCCTCGCATATGTCTCGGGAGGGAATTCGCATACCGACAGATGAAGATCTTTGCTGCCACTCTCTTGTACTTTTTCAAGTTCAAGATGTGGGACGAGAAGAAAAAAGTCGGTTACAGAACCATGCTGACACTTCAAATTGATGGCGGACTACATCTCGGCGCCTTTCGAAGATGA